One Brassica napus cultivar Da-Ae chromosome C4, Da-Ae, whole genome shotgun sequence genomic region harbors:
- the LOC111211499 gene encoding putative defensin-like protein 38, translating into MASSVNSVVFVVFLMILLISTEIQNGHAQRQHIYCEKVRSKTAPPDTCNKKDADALCKNTCWTRETYIEGKCLLLPKTTKKACYCWQFNC; encoded by the exons atggcCAGCAGCGTAAACAGTGTTGTGTTCGTTGTTTTTTTGATGATCTTATTGATTTCTACAG AAATACAAAATGGACATGCTCAAAGGCAGCATATATATTGTGAGAAAGTACGAAGCAAGACGGCTCCACCTGAcacttgtaataaaaaagatgCTGATGCATTGTGCAAAAATACTTGTTGGACGAGAGAAACTTATATTGAAGGAAAATGTCTACTACTTCCAAAGACTACAAAAAAAGCTTGCTACTGCTGGCAATTCAATTGTtaa